ACCGGTGCATTGCCCAGCGCTCTGTTGCTGGCCGGCCTTGCGCTGCTGTGGACCGGCGAGCGCTTGTTTGGCACGGGCGATTCACGCTTGATCTGTTCGGGGGCGGGCGCGGCCCTGGTCCTGTTGGGCAGCGCGCTTCGCGTGCTGACGCTCAGCCGGGCGCAGGGCGATGCCAGGCAGGTGGAGCTGCGCCTGTTGTTCAGCTACGTGGGCGTGATGGTCGCGTTGCTGCTGTACGCGATGTCCACAGCCCCGGCCATGGAAATGGTGGGGCTCGATGACGCGGCGACCTCGCGCGTGCGCGGCTCGCTCGGCGCGCTGTGGCCCTCTGTCATGATCGTTGCGCTGGCGGCTTTGCTGTTCATGGAGCTCGTCTATGTCCGCATGCCGGTCGCAGACTCGGTCGAGCTGCGGCGCGTCAGCACCGCGGCACATGCGGGCCTGACACTGGAGTTTTCGGCCGTGTTTCTCCTTTCCGCCAACTACGTGGCTTCCGAACGCGACGTAAGGCGCGATCTGTCGTACTTCAAGACGACGCGTCCGGGCGAGGCCACGCGCAAGCTGGTCGCGTCCCTGGAGCGGCCCGTTCGGGTGATGCTCTTCTTTGCTGGAGCGAACGATGTGCTCGGCCAGCTCAGGCCGTACTTCGGCGAGCTGAGCAAGCTCTCGGAGCGGATATCGGTCGAGGTCGTGGACCACGCCATGGTTCCCGGCTTGGCCAAGAAGCATCGCATCCGAGACAACGGCGAGGTGCTGTTCTTGCTGGGCGGCGAGACCAAGCCGCGTGACGACAGCACAGACGGCGGCGGCAAGCCCACAGGCAAGGGAAGCAAAAAGGACCCGGATCCCTTCGACAACGCCCGGGGCGAGTCCTTCAGGGTGGGCACCGATCTGGCGGCCGCGCGCTCGGTGCTCAAGAAGCTCGACGCTACGGTGCAGCAGCATCTCACCAAACTGACACTCGTGCCGCGCAGCTTGTGGCTGACTGTCGGCCATGGTGAGCGCAACGCCCAAAAGGAGACGAGAGCTCCGGGTGAGGGCATCAATGGCTTGAAGAAGGTGCTGAGGCGACTCAATGTGAGGCTCGAACAGCTGCGCTTTGGACAGGACTTGGCGGCGACGGTGCCCGACCCGTCGGGCGCGATCGCGGTGCTTGGACCGGAGGATAGCTTCCTGGAGGAGGAGGCGTTGGCGCTGCTCGAATTCGCCCGTCAGGGTGGCCGCCTGCTGTTGCTGCTCGATGCGGACGCCGACCACGGGCTCACCGCCCTTCTGTCGGGTTTGGGGCTCAAGCAATTGCCGGGCGTGGTAGCGAGTGACAAACACCACATGCGCAAGACGCATACGGCGGCCGACCACACCATCGTGTTCAGCAACCGCTATTCCAGCCACGCTTCGGTAACCACGATGTCGCGCCATTCGAGGGAGGTCGCCACGGTGCTCTACCGGGGCAGCGCGTTCGCCAAGGTCGACAACAAGGTCACACCCGAACCCACCGTCGTGTTCACATTGCGAGGCGCGGGCGACTTTTGGCGCGATCTCAACGCCAACAACGTGCGCGATTCGGCGGAGCCGCACGAAACGCTGCAGCTGGCAGCCGCCGTGACGTTTCCGAGGAAGGAGGGCCACGAAGGCCGCGTTGTGATCATCGGCGACGGCGACCTCGTGAGCGACCGGCTGGTGCGCAACGCAGGCAACAGCCTGCTTTTCGTGGACGCGCTGGCTTGGCTGATCGGCGAAGAGAAGCTGTCGGGGGAGGTGTCCAGCGAGGAAGACGTTCCGATCGAGCACACCCAGGAGAAGGACAAGCTCTGGTTCTACGCCACCACCTTTGCGGTGCCGGCGCCCATCCTGCTGCTCGGGGTATGGATCGCGCGTCGCAGGCGACAGAAGGGGGAGGCGACGGCATGAAGAGCTCGCTGGTACACGGGGCGCTGGCCGCAGCGGGGCTTGTGGCTGCCTACCTGACCTGGACACGCGAGGAGGAGCAGACCTACGCACGCAGTGAAGTGGCCGTGGTGGATTGTCCCGGGGCCAGCTTCGAACGGGTCAGGGTTTCCAACGACTGGCGTAGCATCGACGTCAAGGCCATGACCCACCAAGGCGATCCGATCCACTGGATCACCACCAAACGCAAGCTTGGGCCGGGTGGTGAGCCCAAGGGCGCCACGCACCGCGTTCAGTCCTTCTTGGCAAACGAAAAATTCCAGGATCTCCTCAAGCGCTACACGCCTTTGCGGGCGTTGCGCTCGCTAGGGAAGATCGGCAAGGAGGAGCTCAAGGAGTTCGGCCTCGACAAGCCCGAAAAAAAGCTCGTACTGACCTGCGGCGGCAAGAAGTACGAGTTGGAGATCGGCGCAGCGACCTACGGTGCAGGCAACAACTACGCCCGGCGGCCCAGCGGGCAGACGGTCTACCTGCTGCCGTCGGCCGTGGTGCGAGAGCTTGAAGGAGCCGAATGGCGCTTCATGCAAAAGCAGCTGCATGCCTTCGAATCCAAGGACGTGGACGAGGTGCGCATCGTCGTTCAAGGCAAAGAGCGGAGGCTGCTGCAACGTAACAGATTGACCCCCGGCAAGTCGCTGTGGGTCGACGCCGCCGCTCCAGACCGCCGTAACGAGCTCTTTGGCAACTGGCTGGCCAAAGTGGCCCGGCTCAGCGGGTTGACGTACGTCGCCCTCGACGGGCAGCCGGGCAGCGACCTTACCGAGGAGCAGCAGGCAGATCAGCTAGAGACGGCAGCGGTCGCCGAGGTCAGCTACTTTCTCAAGGGCAAGCAGCAAGGCAAGCTGCAGATGGTGCGTGTTCGCTTGAGCCGAGACACGTTCTACTACGCCAAGACCGAGGCCACCCGGACTTGGGTGCAGCTGCCCAAATCGATCTCGCGCGAAGTCAGCGACGATGCCGCCATGGTCGTGGGGCTCGAACAGCAGCCGGCTTCGCAAGCAGGAGCGCAACCACCCAAATCGACCTCCCGCGGTGCCGCGGCCAAGACAGCCAAGGGCGCGTCACGCGTTGCCGGAGCTGCTCGGGCAAACCCGGCCTCGAAGCGTTCCACCGGCGCGCTGGGCAAGCAAGCAAAGGCCGCCTCGCAGCGGTGAGCTTGCCGCTGCCGCGCGTCGAGTCCATGGTGACTCGAATGCGTTTTCCGATCCTGGCTTTCGGCACCCCCCGGAAGCTGCCCAAGCCAAAGCATCTGGCAGGCCGCGTCGTGGTGCTGGATATCGCGTTCGCGGCCGGCAGCGCAGGGGCCAGCTTCGAGCGGACGACGCTGCCCTTCATCGAGGAGCTCGGCGAGCGCCTGGCTGTGTGGGTGGATCACCACGACCACGTCAAGCACGCGCAGTACAGCGACGATCCGCGCTTCGTTCTCAGCACCAAAGCCGAGCACGGGGCCTGTCCCGAGATGATCACCCCGGAGCTGGTGACCCGCATCGGGTCGGTGGATACCATCTGCTGTCATACCGACTTTGACGGATTGTGTTCGGCTGCCAAGTGGATGCGCGCAGGACGCGAACCTTACCAAGGCGCCGATATGGACGCGCACGCCATCGACACCCGCATCGGCAAGCCCGGACCGCTAGCGGATCGCATCGACCGCGCCTTGAGGGCGCGCTACCGGGACGAGGCGTTGCGCGGTCTAATCGTACGCTTTTTGGCCGGCGGCGCGCTTGATCAGGGCCTGTACGAGCGCATCTCGCAGGCCGCCGACCAGCTGCTTCCGCTGGAGCACGAAGCACGCCGTTTGGCCAAGGGCTACCAGGTGGACGGAAAGCTGGCGCTCCTCGACGCCCGCGAGGCCCGACGCCCTTACGACAAGACCCTGCTGCTGTTGCTCGGGCAGCGCTGCGCGCGCGTGTCGCTGGTGCACGATGCACAGACACTAACCGTCGCGGCCCGCTTTGACAGCGGCATCGACCTGCTCGACATCCTGGGCCTGCACGGTGGCATGCCCACCGTGGTGAGCCTGCACGCGGGTGAGCTCGAGCGGGTCGTTTCGACCCTGCGCCAGCGCCTGTGATCCAGCTTCCCGGCCCGATCGGTGACCCCATGCACGCTGGCGGGCCTGTCCCCGCTCCGCTATGCTGAAGCTTGGTGAGCCTTCCGCTGTCCGTCTTCAAGCAGCTGCCCAAGACAGACCTGCATGTACATTTGGACGGCTCGCTGCGCTTGTCGACGATTCTCGAATTGGGCGAACAGGCGGGGATCAAGCTTCCCTGTGAGACCCCCGAAGAGCTCGCCAAGCTATTGCATTGCGGCGAGCACACGGGCTCCCTGGTCGACTACCTGAAGGCATTCGAGGTCACACTGCAGGTATTGCAGACCGAGCAGGCGCTGTAC
The DNA window shown above is from Pseudomonadota bacterium and carries:
- a CDS encoding DUF4340 domain-containing protein; translated protein: MKSSLVHGALAAAGLVAAYLTWTREEEQTYARSEVAVVDCPGASFERVRVSNDWRSIDVKAMTHQGDPIHWITTKRKLGPGGEPKGATHRVQSFLANEKFQDLLKRYTPLRALRSLGKIGKEELKEFGLDKPEKKLVLTCGGKKYELEIGAATYGAGNNYARRPSGQTVYLLPSAVVRELEGAEWRFMQKQLHAFESKDVDEVRIVVQGKERRLLQRNRLTPGKSLWVDAAAPDRRNELFGNWLAKVARLSGLTYVALDGQPGSDLTEEQQADQLETAAVAEVSYFLKGKQQGKLQMVRVRLSRDTFYYAKTEATRTWVQLPKSISREVSDDAAMVVGLEQQPASQAGAQPPKSTSRGAAAKTAKGASRVAGAARANPASKRSTGALGKQAKAASQR